One window from the genome of Nicotiana tomentosiformis chromosome 5, ASM39032v3, whole genome shotgun sequence encodes:
- the LOC138892967 gene encoding nuclear matrix constituent protein 1-like, whose protein sequence is MIQNSVEDSIIIECETTKESWEKLKMEYQESYRVRQMQILNLKRDFESLRKQEKETITRYSSRISFIVIRIRLLGKDFKANQIVEKKLLSALKAQEQRRAFRQEMITEELVSSLQAQEQRRAFRQEMVTEDSIIVECETAKESWKKLKMEYQESGRVKQMQILNLKRDFESLRLHEKETITKLVSSLQAQEQRRAFRQEMVTEDSIIVECETAKESWEKLKMEYQESGRVRQMKILNLKRDFESLRMHEKETITSYSSSISFIVNRIRLLGKDFKANRIVEKYSCDELVSSLQAQEQRRAFRQEMVTEDALYAQNKKEKVC, encoded by the exons ATGATTCAAAATTCtgttgaagattcgataatcattgaatgtgagacaacaaaagaatctTGGGAAAAGCTTAAAATGGAGTACCAAGAAAGTTATCGAGTCAGACAGAtgcaaattttaaatttgaaaagggaTTTTGAATCTCTTAGGAAGCAAGAAAAAGAGACTATCACTAGGTATTCTAGTaggatttcttttattgttattagaATCAGGTTACTTGGCAAGGACTTCAAAGCTAACCAAATAGTTGAAAAAA AATTACTAAGTGCTCTTAAAGCACAAGAACAAAGAAGAGCATTTAGACAAGAAATGATTACTGAAG AATTAGTAAGTTCTCTTCAAGCACAAGAACAAAGAAGAGCATTTAGACAAGAAATGGTTACTGAAG ATTCGATAATCGTTGAATGTGAGACAGCAAAAGAATCTTGGAAAAAGCTTAAAATGGAGTACCAAGAAAGTGGTCGAGTCAAACAAAtgcaaattttaaatttgaaaagggaTTTTGAATCTCTTAGGTTGCATGAAAAAGAGACTATCACAA AATTAGTAAGTTCTCTTCAAGCACAAGAACAAAGAAGAGCATTTAGACAAGAAATGGTTACTGAAG ATTCGATAATCGTTGAATGTGAGACAGCAAAAGAATCTTGGGAAAAGCTTAAAATGGAGTACCAAGAAAGTGGTCGAGTCAgacaaatgaaaattttaaatttgaaaagggaTTTTGAATCTCTTAGGATGCATGAAAAAGAGACTATCACAAGTTATTCTAGTAGCATTTCTTTTATTGTCAATAGAATCAGGTTACTTGGCAAGGATTTCAAAGCTAACAGAATAGTTGAAAAATATTCTTGTGACG AATTAGTAAGTTCTCTTCAAGCACAAGAACAAAGAAGAGCATTTAGACAAGAAATGGTTACTGAAGATGCTTTATatgcacaaaataaaaaagaaaag gtttgttga